The segment TGAAAAACTGCCGTTCCATCTTTTCTCCATTATTTCTGTTAATTTATTTTTTATATCTTGGCTTCCAACCTTTGATTCACTAATTGCTTTTTTAGCGTTATCTAAGTTTTTGCTTAAATCCTCAAATAATTTCATAATTATTTTATCATTAAGCCCAAATTTATAGCCTAGATTAACCAAGTGCTTTACCTCTAAATTTCCTATGTTTAAGTCTTTTACCCCGTTGATTTCTAAGGCAAGAGTTTTATAATTAAACATATAAGCAGAAACTAAATCATAGGCTGGTGTTAACCTTAAGCCCTCCTTTTTGTGAAACATTGCAAAGTTTTTGAAATGTGCATCAGTATTGCCAAGCAAAAAGCAAACTAAAATGCGACTAAAAAGTTTTTGAGCCTCCACTGGCATACAATATGGGTTTTCTGATATATATCTCCCCATATCTTCATAAGAGCC is part of the Rickettsiales bacterium genome and harbors:
- a CDS encoding HipA domain-containing protein: TEAILSAKASLSGVQRKFLAVKEGKNFRPVRDREISTHIAKLSSGNYNEIIEIEFLTSLATQKLLPKDDIVEMQIAEIPYINEKALIITRFDRTHSGRGKIHFEEMSQLLNKKSGDAKYDGSYEDMGRYISENPYCMPVEAQKLFSRILVCFLLGNTDAHFKNFAMFHKKEGLRLTPAYDLVSAYMFNYKTLALEINGVKDLNIGNLEVKHLVNLGYKFGLNDKIIMKLFEDLSKNLDNAKKAISESKVGSQDIKNKLTEIMEKRWNGSFSLIGNYLLNRQSREENHKS